A window of Rickettsiales bacterium genomic DNA:
CCCAATGTTTTAGAATTTGCTAGAGGATATCAACGCCCAGAAGCTGAAATAGGTTATATGTATAGCAGATTTAGTGGCAGAAAAATAGTATTAACCCCCCCCTATTTAGAATAGATAACTTCATCGCCTTTTATAATTTCACCAATCATAAAAGCTTGTTCGCCTTGTTTTTCCAGTTTAGAGATGATTGAATTGGCCTCAGAGCGTTCCACTACAAGCAACATTCCGCAACCACAATTAAAGGTGCGAAGCATTTCTTCGGTTGAAACATTGCCTTTATCTTGCAAGAATTTGAATAAAGGAGGGAACTTCCAAGCGTTCAAATTAATTTGCGCGGTAATTCCTTTTGGCAGAACACGAGGGAAGTTTTCAGTAATTCCACCACCTGTAATATGCGCGAGGGCTTTAATTGGTTGATGGTTAATGGTTGATGGTTGATTGATAATAGATAGCAACTGCTTAACATAAATTTTTGTTGGGGTGAGGAGTTCTTCTCCAATAGATTTTGCAAAGCCGTAGCCATCAACTTTATCAGTAAATTTGATGTTATTATCCGCTAAAATTTTACGAACTAGCGAGTAACCATTTGAGTGAATACCGCTTGAAGCAACAGCAATTACTGCATCGCCAACATTTACATTTTTAGAAGGGAGGATATTTTCACGCTCAACCGCACCAACTGTAAAGCCAGCTAAATCATATTCGCCATATTTATACATACTTGGCATTTCAGCTGTTTCACCGCCAATTAATGCACAACCTGCCTGCTTGCAACCTTCTGCAATGCCTTTTATAACATCAGTTGCGACATTAACTTCCAGCTTACCAGTTGCGAAATAATCAAGGAAAAACAAAGGTTCCGCCCCCTGCACTACTAAATCATTCACGCACATTGCAACTAAATCAATGCCTATTGTATCGTGAATTCCAAGCTCCTGAGCGATTTTTAGTTTAGTGCCAACGCCATCAGTTGAGGAAACGAGAATAGGATCTTTATAGCCAGTTCTTTTTAGGTCAAATAACGCCCCAAAACCACCCAAATCGCAATCAGCACCGATGCGTGTAGTTGCTTTTGCAAAAGGTTTGATGCGGTTTACAAGTTCATTTCCTGCGTCAATATCAACGCCTGCTTCTTTATATTTCATAGATGAAAAATTATTTTTGAATAATTCGTTAAAGCAAAGTTGAGTAATAATCAAAGATTTTATAAACTTATTGCTTAGAAAATTAAAGACATTATTATATTTCTTTAGGGGAGTGATTAATAAGTATAGATTCAATACACTTAACCACTAAATGCGGGGTGACACTTTAGAGGAAAAACAACAGATAATTTAATAAAATCTATTCTTAGTAATCACTCCCTTCTTTAGATTTAACTTGATATAAATTATGCATATTAAACAATCTGTTATTAATTGGGGGCTGATTTTCATCGTATTTGCATTAGCGATTTATTTGGTTTCGGATATTCTTTTCCCTTTTGTATTCGCGGGCGTGATTGCTTATTTTCTGCACCCAATCGCTGATAAGGTAGAGGCATCTGGGTTTTCAAGGTCAGTTTCTACAATCATTGCAATTGCTGGTTTTGGCGTGATTTTAGCCGCAATAATATTTTTTATTGGCCCTGTTTTTATTGACCAATTCAAAAAATTCTCGGTTAAATTTCCACAAATTTTTAGTGAGTTAGAATTTAGAAAAGGTAGTTATGGGCATAAACTAATTACAAAATATGCCCCTGATTTAGATGGCAAAATCCAAGATTTTGCATATAAATTCGCTGTTCAAATTATTCAGTTTATTGCAATTTCAGTGCAATCTATTGTTACTTCAAGCAAGGCAATTTTTAATTTTATTTCTATAGTTATAATCAGCCCAATAGTAAGTTTTTATTTGCTTAGAGATTGGGATTTAATGGTAAAAAAAATTGATGATTTACTGCCAAGAACTAATCTTGGAATTATTAGGGGTGAGCTTAGAAAAATTGACGATACAGTTTCTGCTTATATTCGCGGCCAAGTTACGGTTTGCATTATTATGGCAGTGGTTTATAGCACAACCTTAAGCCTTATTGGGCTTGATTATGCCCTCGCAATCGGCGTGATGACTGGCATTTTGACTTTTATTCCTTATGTTGGAATGTCTTTAGGTTTCATTTTGGCTTTGATGGTTTCATATTTCCAATTTCAAGATTTTGATATGACTATTTCCGTTATTGCAGCTTTCATTCTCGGCAATTTACTTGAGGGCTATATTATTACTCCAAAATTTGTTGGTGAGAAAGTTAATCTACACCCAGTTTGGATAATTTTTGCCTTGCTTGCAGGTGGTTCAATAATGGGCTTTACTGGCGTTTTGATTGCAATTCCAAGTGCTGCTATAATTGGCGTTTTGGTTCGCTCCTCAATTTCAAGATATAGGAAAAGCAGTTTATACTTAGGTTACCCCATTATGGCACTAGAAAAACCAAGAATTAATAGGGGTGCTGAAAGAGGTGGCTCATATTCCGAAAGGCAGAGCCATAGCAATGATTACGATTCAAGCTATGATAGTTCTAATAATATAAATAATCGCAACCCTGATGTTTTCAAATTTGAGAATGACAGGTTTAGAGATTCATCTTCCTCAGATAACTCAAAACCACGCCGTGGCAGACCGCCTAAGAAGATTTAATCTAGCCTATTTATGCATATCTCAACGATTGGATTTTTGTTGAGTTCTTTATCAAAAACATCTTTCACATGACGACGGATTTTCTTGATTAGCTTATCTTCATCAGTTTTTGCGTTAGTTTCAACAATTTCAGCAACGCCATCAATTAGATAAGTTATAAACTCTTGGTTTTCATTTTCATCAACGCTACCGGGGCTTTTTACAATTATATCTGAAACTAACTTACCTTTTTGATTTAAGGTAAAACTTACAATTATAATTCCGTTTTCTCTAAGTTTTCTTCTAACTGCCATTACCGCACCATCTTTAGGTTGAAGCATATAGCCATCAACGCCAAGATAACCAAATTTGATATGTTTCAAACTCTCTGGGTTTTCTCCAGAAATTCTAACCATTTCACCATTTTGGATTTCAACATTTTTAGGAACGCCAATTCTTTTTGCGAGCTTTATATGTTCGTGAATGTGAACTGGTTCGCCGTGAACTGGGATAGCGATTTGCGGTTTCACAAGCTCATACATTCTTGTTAATTCCTCAGATGAAGGGTGGCCAGAAACGTGAACTCTTCTATCTTTTTCAGTGAAAACTTCACATTTTAAGCGAACAAATTTATTCATAATCGCAAAAATTTTCTTCTCATTACCGGGGATAATTTTTGAAGAAAATATCACCGTATCTTTTGCGGTAATTTTAAGATATTGATTTTCACCATTCGCAAGTTTTGTTAGTGCCGCATTAGGCTCACCTTGGCAACCAGTGCAGATTACAAGAACTCTATCACGAGGTAAATTTTTAACATCTGTATCATTAATAAAAGGCTCAATGTCTTTTAGATAACCAGTATTTTTTGCAAATTTTGTAATTTTATGAAGGCTCAAACCAGCAAGTGCAACCTTGCGTTTATTAGCCATTGCGGCTTTGCAGATAGTTTCAATTCTCGCAACATTACTTGCGAAAGTTGAAACATAAACCGTTCCGCGTTGCTCACCAATTAGCTTAGTTAAAGATTCTTCCAAATCACCCTCTGAACCAGAAAACCTATCATTAAAAACATTCGTGGAATCACAAACCATAGCCAGAACGCCCTCTTTACCAATTGCTTCCAGCTTGTTAAAATCAGTAGTTGGGCGAACAACAGGGTTTGGATCAAACTTCCAATCACCAGTATGGAAGATATTTCCAACTGGCGTTCTAAGCATTATTCCATTCATTTCAGGGATAGAATGGGTTATCTGAATAAGTTCTAAATCAAAATCACCTAGATTAAATCGTGAACCCGGATTGATAATTTTAACCTTTGCTTTGCCTTTCATTCCAACTTGCTCGAGCTTATTTTCAACTATTTGAGCAGTAAAAGGCGTTGCGTAAATTGGTAATTGCAGCTTTTCATATAACCAGCCAACTGCACCAAGATGATCTTCATGGCCGTGCGTTAAAACTATTCCTAAGAAATCCTTTTTATTTTCATAAACGAAAGATAAATCAGGTGCGAGCATATCTGCCCCCGGAAAATCATCACCAGCAAAGCCAGCACCTAAATCAATAATAATCCACTTGCCATTATAATGGTAGAGGTTAACATTCATTCCTATTTCGTTTGATCCACCAAGGGGTAAAAAAACAAGATCTTCCTTATTCAATTTTTTATTAGACATTATAGATATTAGATTTTTAGAATTTATTTATTTGGTATTATTGTTAATAAATGAGTTTAGCAAATTGTAAATTGTTAAAAACTAAACCATATCCGCAATTATTTGCAAACCTTTTAGTGTTAAATTTTCATCAATTAAATCTATTTTTTTAGATTTGAAAAAACTTGCAAGCCCGCCTGTTGCAATAACTTTTTTTATATTTTTATTCTCTGATTTTATCTCATCAATTATTCTTTCAACCATTCCAAGGTATCCATAATAAACGCCAGCTTGCATGGCTTCTATGGTGTTTTTTCCGATTGCTTTATTCGGTTTTTTAATAGCAATTTTTGGTAATTTTGAAGTGGCTTCTTGCAGAGCTTTAATTGATAAATTAACACCAGATGCAATCACGCCGCCAATATAATTGCCATTTTCATCAATAACATCAAAAGTTGTTGCAGTGCCGAAATCAATTACAATGCAAGATTTTTTAATTAAATCATAGGCAGAAATTGCATTAACAAGCCTATCTGCACCAAGCTCGTTGGGGTTATCAATTTTAATTTCAATATTGAGTTTATTTTTTACTTCAGAAACTTTTGTTGGATTAATAGAAAGATGTTTTTTACAAAAACTCTCAATTTCAAAATCAGTTTGAGGCACAACTGAAGAAATTATAACCTTAGTAATTTTATTTTTTACATTTAATTTTTGAAACAAAGGCTGGAATAGGGCAAAATATTCATCTGCGGTTCTGTTATGCCTTGTTTCAAATCGAAAAGAAGAAAGAAATTTTCCATTTTTCTTACCTTCAAAAATCCCAAAAACAATATTTGTATTGCCAATGTCTATTGCGAGTAACATAATTATCTCATTTCAATTAAATCAGAGTTGTTACTTATGAAATACATTCTACCTTTCGCAATAACTGGAGAGAGATAAATATCTTCAGGTATATCATATTCTTTAACTAAGTTACCATTTTTAGGAGAATAAGCCCTCAGAGTTCCAGCATTATCAGCGATAAAAATTAAATCAGCCGCTAAAACAGGAGAAGTGAATACTAGATTATCATCATCAATATCTTCAGCATCAGCGAGTAATTTTTTCCAAATAATTTTGCCTGTTTTGAATTCAAAATTCAGAAGCTCACCAAACCTATTTATTACGAAAATAGAATTATCAACTGCCCAAGGTTGACCAACTAAACCAATATTTTTTGTTTCCCAAATTGTTGAGCCATCTTCCTCACTAAGCACCAACATTCTGCCATCACTGGTAATGAATAATAATGCACTTTTATGTAAAAGTGGAGAGTTCACTATGTCGCTAATGATTGCATTTGCTGAGTTTGATAGCGTTGAAGATGTCAAGGCACTCCAATTTTCTGCACCGCTTTCAAAATCTAAATCAAAAATCTCACCTGAAGAATAAGTTATCACAACTTTTCCATTATGAATTAAAGGCGATGGCGTGCCAGAAATATTTGTCCTGCCGGCTAAACCTTCATGCGTCCAGATTGTTTCACCAGTAATTGTATCAAGTGCGTAAGTTTTATTATTCAAAGTTGAAATTATTAGCTTACCATCTCTAGCAATAGGTGCGGAGCGAACTGGGGATTCCAATTTCGCTTCCCATGCAAGCTTACCAGTTTTTGCATCAAGTGCTGCAATTTCCCCGCGTTTAGATGAAGCGAAAATGAGCCCTAAACCATAAGAAATTCCGCCACCTAAAAATTCATCAGCGTCCATAAACATTGAAGTTATTTTACGCCAATTTTTGTTCTTTTTTGCAGAAGTATTATATTTTGCATCAAGCAAATATTCCCAATATAATTTTTCAGGATTTTCAAAATCCCTCGCTTGAATTTCTCCACCACCGCCAAGCGTGAAGATTTTACCTTCCGCAATTACTGGCTCAGATGATAAATCAAAACCATTTTTTGCTTTTTTACCGATGTTTATTTCATTATATTCCCCTTTCAAATCATTAAGATAAACATTTTCAGAGGGCTGATAGCCATTCCTAAACCAAAAATTATTTACAGAAGGGCTTGGCAATTTTGAGAAGAAATCCTTAACAAATTTATCTTTATCAGTAAGGTTAACTTGAAGCTCTTTTTGGTTAGCTTTCTCAACATTATAAGCGGATTTTTCTTCTGAACAGGAAAATAAAAACAGCAATAAAAATAGCGAGATTAAATTAAATTTCATACACAAGAAAATTATTTAGATATTATTGATAATACAACATTTGCCCTTTGTTTTACTGAATCTAGGGCTTTTTCATCAGCGATTATATTATTTAATAAAATCTTAGCCTCGGCAATTTTGCCTTGTTTGATAAAAATAGAAGCGAGCATTTCCCTAGCAATATTATTGAAAACTGAATTATTAACCAAATCAGAGAGTAATTTTTCAGCGTTTTTAGTATCATTTTCTTTTATAAAAATATATGCGAGATTAGTTTTTGCTAAATCAACGAAGGCTTTTTCAGATTTTTCATTTTCAATAATTCTTAATAAATCTTTTTTAACGGCATCATTATTTTCTTTGCTGAGATTGATTCCAGAAAGTTGTAGGTTAGCTAAGTTTGAAAAACCAACATTATTTTTTTTGAAAAGTTTTTCATAATCCTCAGGTTTATTGCTAACAAAACCTCTATAAAAACTTGTACCAGCTTCCATTGAAGAAATTACTGATTGTTTTTTATAAAAAGAATAGAAAAAAGTAACCACAACCGCTAAAACGCCTATCAACACTAGCTTTGAGCCATGCTGAATAATCGCTTTTTCAAACTTTTCTTGTTTCAATTCTGATTGAATTTCTTTTAGTAGATCTGTCATAATCTTATTTATATGGCTATTTTCTAGATATTTGAATTCAACTTACTAATTATTCCCTCTCCCGTTTACGGGGGAGGGTAAGGGTGGGGGCATTAAATTGTAATGAAAACTTAATTTCCTCAAGCCCCCCTCTTAATCTCCCCCCGTAGACAGGGGGAGAAATAATCAATGTTAATTTAATCATCTAAAACTCTTTAGAGATTTTAGCAACTCTAAATTTTCATCTTCAGTGCCGATTGAGATTCTTATGCAAGTTGGAAGTTTATAAGCGTCCATTCTTCTAACTGAAATTCCTTCCTCTTTTAGAAAATTATCAATTTTTTCTGCATTATCTTTTGAGCCAAAATCAGTTAAAATAAAATTTGCAACTGATGGGTAAGGCTTATAACCTAACGCAGAAAATTCTTCCGTAAGTTTTTTAAGCCAAATATTATTATGCTTGATGGTTTTTTTAACAAAATCTTGATCTTCCAAAGCTGCAACGCCTGCAATTTGTGCCACCGATGAAACATTGAAAGGCCCTCGAACTCTATTTATAACATCAATAATTTTGTCATTTGCATAAGCCCAACCCAGCCGAACCGATGGAATGCCATAAACTTTTGAAAAAGTTCTTATCATTATAACATTATCAAATTCATCGCATATTTCCTTAGCATTAACATAATCAGGATTTTCAACAAATTCAGCGTAAGCTAAATCCAAAACAAGCAGAATATTTTGTGGAAGTTTTTTTCTTAATTCCAAAATTTCAGCGTGTGAAAGATAGCTTCCAGTTGGGTTATTTGGGTTTGCGAGGAATAGAATTCTAGTTTTACCAGTTACTTTTTTTAAAATTTCATCAATATCAGCTTTTAGATTCACCTCATCAGCTATAACTGGCTTTGCACCTACTGAAAGTGCCGTTATAGGATACATTAAAAATCCGTGTTTAGTATAAATAATTTCTGCCCCCTGCCCTGCATAAGCTAGGCAAATTAAGGTTATCAACTCATCAGAGCCAGCACCACAAATTATTTTATTGTAATCTAAATTATAGACTTGCCCAATTTTTTTGCGAACTTCTAAACTTGTTCCCTCTGGGTATCTGTGCAAATAGGTAAAATGCTTGGTGATAGCCTCTTTCACGGCATCACTACAACCAAAAGGGTTTTCATTAGATGATAATTTTATTGATCTATTTTTCTTACTTTTAACTGAAGCCCCTGGAATATAAGGCTCAATCTCAAGAATAGAATTATTATAAGGCTTAAGCATTTGTTATTAATTAGGTAGATTTAAGCTGTTATTATCACTTCCATTTTAATGTTGCAAGTCTACTCCCACTCAATTGTTCCAGGTGGTTTGCCCGTTATGTCATAAACAACACGGTTGACACCTCGCACTTTATTTACAATTAAATTTGATACCCTGCCTAAAAATTCATGTTCAAATGGATAATATTCCGCCGTCATACCATCAGTTGAAGTTACTGCACGAAGAGCCAGAACATATTCATAAGTTCTGCCATCACCCATCACACCAACAGATTGCACGGGCAGAAGAACCGTGAATGCCTGCCAAATTTTATCGTATAAACCAGCTTTTTTAATTTCCTCAATATAAACCGCATCAGCCTCTTGCAGGATGGCAATTTTTTCACGGGTAATCGCCCCCGGAATTCTAATTGCAAGACCGGGGCCAGGGAAGGGATGACGTTTAATCATATCTTCTTTCAAACCCAATTCCAAGCCTAACTTACGAACTTCATCTTTGAATAATTCCCTAAGTGGCTCAACTAATTTCATATTCATTTTCTCTGGAAGACCACCAACATT
This region includes:
- a CDS encoding AI-2E family transporter is translated as MHIKQSVINWGLIFIVFALAIYLVSDILFPFVFAGVIAYFLHPIADKVEASGFSRSVSTIIAIAGFGVILAAIIFFIGPVFIDQFKKFSVKFPQIFSELEFRKGSYGHKLITKYAPDLDGKIQDFAYKFAVQIIQFIAISVQSIVTSSKAIFNFISIVIISPIVSFYLLRDWDLMVKKIDDLLPRTNLGIIRGELRKIDDTVSAYIRGQVTVCIIMAVVYSTTLSLIGLDYALAIGVMTGILTFIPYVGMSLGFILALMVSYFQFQDFDMTISVIAAFILGNLLEGYIITPKFVGEKVNLHPVWIIFALLAGGSIMGFTGVLIAIPSAAIIGVLVRSSISRYRKSSLYLGYPIMALEKPRINRGAERGGSYSERQSHSNDYDSSYDSSNNINNRNPDVFKFENDRFRDSSSSDNSKPRRGRPPKKI
- the hisC gene encoding histidinol-phosphate transaminase; translation: MLKPYNNSILEIEPYIPGASVKSKKNRSIKLSSNENPFGCSDAVKEAITKHFTYLHRYPEGTSLEVRKKIGQVYNLDYNKIICGAGSDELITLICLAYAGQGAEIIYTKHGFLMYPITALSVGAKPVIADEVNLKADIDEILKKVTGKTRILFLANPNNPTGSYLSHAEILELRKKLPQNILLVLDLAYAEFVENPDYVNAKEICDEFDNVIMIRTFSKVYGIPSVRLGWAYANDKIIDVINRVRGPFNVSSVAQIAGVAALEDQDFVKKTIKHNNIWLKKLTEEFSALGYKPYPSVANFILTDFGSKDNAEKIDNFLKEEGISVRRMDAYKLPTCIRISIGTEDENLELLKSLKSFR
- the purM gene encoding phosphoribosylformylglycinamidine cyclo-ligase, with amino-acid sequence MKYKEAGVDIDAGNELVNRIKPFAKATTRIGADCDLGGFGALFDLKRTGYKDPILVSSTDGVGTKLKIAQELGIHDTIGIDLVAMCVNDLVVQGAEPLFFLDYFATGKLEVNVATDVIKGIAEGCKQAGCALIGGETAEMPSMYKYGEYDLAGFTVGAVERENILPSKNVNVGDAVIAVASSGIHSNGYSLVRKILADNNIKFTDKVDGYGFAKSIGEELLTPTKIYVKQLLSIINQPSTINHQPIKALAHITGGGITENFPRVLPKGITAQINLNAWKFPPLFKFLQDKGNVSTEEMLRTFNCGCGMLLVVERSEANSIISKLEKQGEQAFMIGEIIKGDEVIYSK
- a CDS encoding tetratricopeptide repeat protein yields the protein MTDLLKEIQSELKQEKFEKAIIQHGSKLVLIGVLAVVVTFFYSFYKKQSVISSMEAGTSFYRGFVSNKPEDYEKLFKKNNVGFSNLANLQLSGINLSKENNDAVKKDLLRIIENEKSEKAFVDLAKTNLAYIFIKENDTKNAEKLLSDLVNNSVFNNIAREMLASIFIKQGKIAEAKILLNNIIADEKALDSVKQRANVVLSIISK
- a CDS encoding ribonuclease J, producing MSNKKLNKEDLVFLPLGGSNEIGMNVNLYHYNGKWIIIDLGAGFAGDDFPGADMLAPDLSFVYENKKDFLGIVLTHGHEDHLGAVGWLYEKLQLPIYATPFTAQIVENKLEQVGMKGKAKVKIINPGSRFNLGDFDLELIQITHSIPEMNGIMLRTPVGNIFHTGDWKFDPNPVVRPTTDFNKLEAIGKEGVLAMVCDSTNVFNDRFSGSEGDLEESLTKLIGEQRGTVYVSTFASNVARIETICKAAMANKRKVALAGLSLHKITKFAKNTGYLKDIEPFINDTDVKNLPRDRVLVICTGCQGEPNAALTKLANGENQYLKITAKDTVIFSSKIIPGNEKKIFAIMNKFVRLKCEVFTEKDRRVHVSGHPSSEELTRMYELVKPQIAIPVHGEPVHIHEHIKLAKRIGVPKNVEIQNGEMVRISGENPESLKHIKFGYLGVDGYMLQPKDGAVMAVRRKLRENGIIIVSFTLNQKGKLVSDIIVKSPGSVDENENQEFITYLIDGVAEIVETNAKTDEDKLIKKIRRHVKDVFDKELNKNPIVEICINRLD
- a CDS encoding type III pantothenate kinase — its product is MLLAIDIGNTNIVFGIFEGKKNGKFLSSFRFETRHNRTADEYFALFQPLFQKLNVKNKITKVIISSVVPQTDFEIESFCKKHLSINPTKVSEVKNKLNIEIKIDNPNELGADRLVNAISAYDLIKKSCIVIDFGTATTFDVIDENGNYIGGVIASGVNLSIKALQEATSKLPKIAIKKPNKAIGKNTIEAMQAGVYYGYLGMVERIIDEIKSENKNIKKVIATGGLASFFKSKKIDLIDENLTLKGLQIIADMV
- a CDS encoding PQQ-binding-like beta-propeller repeat protein; this translates as MKFNLISLFLLLFLFSCSEEKSAYNVEKANQKELQVNLTDKDKFVKDFFSKLPSPSVNNFWFRNGYQPSENVYLNDLKGEYNEINIGKKAKNGFDLSSEPVIAEGKIFTLGGGGEIQARDFENPEKLYWEYLLDAKYNTSAKKNKNWRKITSMFMDADEFLGGGISYGLGLIFASSKRGEIAALDAKTGKLAWEAKLESPVRSAPIARDGKLIISTLNNKTYALDTITGETIWTHEGLAGRTNISGTPSPLIHNGKVVITYSSGEIFDLDFESGAENWSALTSSTLSNSANAIISDIVNSPLLHKSALLFITSDGRMLVLSEEDGSTIWETKNIGLVGQPWAVDNSIFVINRFGELLNFEFKTGKIIWKKLLADAEDIDDDNLVFTSPVLAADLIFIADNAGTLRAYSPKNGNLVKEYDIPEDIYLSPVIAKGRMYFISNNSDLIEMR